The following coding sequences lie in one Herpetosiphonaceae bacterium genomic window:
- a CDS encoding SDR family oxidoreductase, with the protein MDETLKGKVALVTGAGSGLGEATARAFARAGCNVACVDLRQAAVERVADDLRAQHVDSLALACDVSDAEGVARTVAALVERWGRLDVVVNNAAVDHTLSVDEMTVEQWDQVIAVNLRGPFLMAKAALPHMRRQQWGHIVNIASTAAKRAWANAAAYHASKWGLVGLGRALGVEGRPDNIRVTTIVPGGMRTHFFDRFEEQGIPMPDMDKLQDPANVAETIVFAVRMPVGSVMQEVMVTPLHETSWP; encoded by the coding sequence ATGGATGAGACGCTCAAAGGAAAAGTAGCCCTGGTCACGGGCGCTGGCAGCGGACTAGGCGAAGCGACCGCGCGGGCCTTCGCGCGGGCCGGGTGCAACGTGGCATGTGTGGATCTGCGGCAAGCAGCCGTCGAGCGCGTGGCCGACGATCTGCGGGCGCAGCATGTCGATAGCCTGGCGCTGGCCTGCGACGTGAGCGACGCCGAGGGGGTCGCGCGGACGGTGGCCGCGCTGGTCGAGCGCTGGGGCCGACTGGATGTGGTCGTCAACAACGCTGCCGTCGATCACACGCTGTCGGTCGACGAGATGACCGTCGAGCAGTGGGATCAGGTGATCGCGGTCAATCTGCGCGGGCCGTTCCTGATGGCGAAGGCGGCGCTGCCGCACATGCGCCGCCAGCAGTGGGGCCACATCGTCAATATCGCCTCGACGGCGGCCAAGCGCGCCTGGGCCAACGCGGCGGCGTATCACGCCTCGAAGTGGGGCCTGGTGGGCCTGGGCCGCGCGCTCGGCGTCGAGGGCCGTCCCGACAACATCCGCGTGACGACGATCGTGCCGGGCGGGATGCGCACGCACTTCTTCGACCGCTTCGAGGAGCAGGGGATTCCGATGCCCGACATGGACAAGCTGCAAGATCCGGCCAATGTCGCCGAGACGATCGTCTTTGCGGTGCGCATGCCTGTGGGATCGGTGATGCAGGAGGTGATGGTCACGCCGCTGCATGAGACGAGCTGGCCGTAG